One window of Papaver somniferum cultivar HN1 chromosome 9, ASM357369v1, whole genome shotgun sequence genomic DNA carries:
- the LOC113312943 gene encoding uncharacterized protein LOC113312943: MGSSSPYLYITCAEALSSYIDNLQRNGTLRGIKICKNAPEMTHLLFADDSLLFTTATIKNFTAIKNYLQKYRLASGQEINFDKSGILFSRRIPEHRKDARTTLVKHSGKAIPLFQMGAFLIPQHLCRQMDAHLCKFWRGETLDPKDRKLHLLGWDILCSPKYEGGLGFRKAEINNLAMLVRNVWNIIENPDCMLAKILKARYFPRTDILNAKCPDKCSWTWKCLHAIKELIKPFISWIFLHKHLFLFSKKISSVAHVLASDQNSRLPDDSQSLFVAIMWSLWTSRNNLVFQNVSENHTSVLERAKAMLLTRKTTTIATLTTPISLSHKWMPPLFGWIKCNTDGAFDDITGYNGAGYVMRNFTSKASFCAAMVFEVSSAEEVEARAIWGVLKKAVDQKMTHLIIESDAKKLVEQFSSGSFDGDPRTYAIFKDIKLFSSKLSACIFSFQHRICNSVAHELAQWEKHKKASTYWFVPPAWLAPTVEGDY; encoded by the exons ATGGGATCCTCTTCCCCTTACCTCTATATTACCTGTGCAGAGGCTCTCTCCTCTTACATAGATAATCTTCAAAGGAATGGTACTCTGAGAGGTATAAAAATTTGTAAAAATGCCCCTGAGATGACCCATCTTCTGTTTGCTGATGACTCTCTTCTATTCACTACTGCTACCATAAAAAATTTCACTGCCATAAAAAACTATCTCCAAAAGTACCGCCTAGCTTCTGGGCAGGAAATTAATTTTGATAAGTCTGGTATTTTATTCAGTAGAAGAATCCCTGAACATAGGAAG GATGCTAGAACTACTTTGGTTAAACATAGTGGGAAAGCCATTCCTCTTTTTCAGATGGGGGCTTTCTTAATCCCACAACATCTTTGCAGACAAATGGATGCTCACCTCTGCAAATTTTGGCGGGGAGAGACTCTGGATCCAAAAGATAGGAAACTTCaccttttgggttgggatattCTATGCTCTCCTAAATATGAAGGTGGTTTGGGATTCAGAAAAGCTGAAATAAACAATCTTGCTATGTTAGTTAGGAATGTCTGGAATATTATTGAAAATCCTGATTGCATGCTAGCCAAGATTTTAAAAGCTAGATATTTCCCTAGAACTGATATTCTGAATGCTAAGTGCCCTGACAAGTGTTCTTGGACCTGGAAATGCTTACATGCTATtaaggagctgataaaaccttttaTTTCCTGGATT TTTTTGCATAAACACCTCTTTcttttctcaaaaaaaatttcATCAGTAGCTCATGTTCTGGCTTCGGATCAAAACTCCAGATTGCCTGATGACTCTCAAAGTCTCTTTGTTGCCATCATGTGGTCTCTTTGGACTAGTAGAAACaatttggtttttcaaaatgtgtcTGAAAATCATACTTCTGTCTTAGAAAGAGCTAAAGCTATGCTTCTCACTAGGAAAACTACCACTATTGCTACTCTTACTACCCCTATTTCTCTAAGTCACAAATGGATGCCCCCTTTGTTTGGATGGATAAAATGCAACACAGATGGAGCCTTTGATGACATTACTGGATATAATGGTGCAGGCTATGTGATGAGAAACTTTACAAGCAAGGCCTCTTTCTGTGCTGCTATGGTGTTTGAAGTTTCATCTGCAGAAGAAGTGGAAGCCAGAGCTATCTGGGGAGTTCTCAAAAAAGCAGTGGATCAGAAGATGACTCATTTAATCATAGAAAGTGATGCTAAAAAGTTGGTGGAACAATTTTCTTCTGGTTCTTTTGATGGTGATCCTAGGACATATGCCATTTTTAAAGACATTAAGTTGTTTTCTTCTAAACTGTCTGCTTGTATCTTTAGTTTTCAACATAGAATTTGTAATTCTGTCGCTCATGAGTTAGCTCAATGGGAAAAACATAAGAAAGCCTCTACGTACTGGTTTGTGCCTCCTGCTTGGCTTGCACCAACAGTTGAGGGGGActattag